A genomic stretch from Chryseobacterium sp. SNU WT5 includes:
- a CDS encoding ligase-associated DNA damage response exonuclease, which yields MKSKTFIKLTDKGIYCIPGKFYIDPWKPVDLAVISHGHGDHARWGMKKYLCHHFTRPILKHRIGEDIEIQAMEYGEEIIINGVKVSLHPAGHIIGSAQIRMEYKGYVIVFSGDYKTDDDGLSTPFELVRCNEFITESTFGLPIYHWLKPQEYSELMKNWVQQNRDNGKTSVFIGYSLGKAQRIMKSIEGSSKIFVHRSIGKLNEGMESVGIDLPEYETLDFTESVKHADGEIVILPPALFDSNIIKKIPNRATAICSGWMQVRGSRRWRSADAGFAISDHADWTGLIETVKATEAEKVYVTHGQTAVFSKYLNEIGINAVELKTIFGDEEPSEKELIEN from the coding sequence ATGAAATCAAAAACATTTATAAAACTGACCGACAAAGGAATTTACTGCATTCCTGGGAAATTTTATATTGACCCATGGAAGCCGGTTGACTTAGCTGTAATTTCACACGGCCACGGAGATCACGCAAGGTGGGGAATGAAAAAATATTTATGTCACCACTTTACCAGACCCATATTAAAACATAGAATTGGAGAAGATATAGAAATCCAAGCGATGGAATATGGAGAAGAAATCATCATTAACGGCGTCAAAGTTTCATTACATCCTGCGGGACATATTATTGGTTCCGCGCAAATCAGAATGGAATACAAAGGATATGTGATCGTTTTTTCCGGCGATTACAAAACGGATGATGATGGTTTATCAACGCCTTTTGAATTGGTGAGATGCAATGAATTCATCACAGAAAGCACTTTTGGCTTGCCTATTTATCATTGGCTCAAACCTCAGGAATATTCTGAATTAATGAAAAACTGGGTGCAACAAAATCGAGATAATGGAAAAACTTCGGTCTTCATCGGCTACTCTTTAGGAAAAGCCCAGAGGATTATGAAATCCATTGAAGGCAGCAGCAAAATATTTGTCCACCGTTCTATTGGAAAACTTAATGAAGGAATGGAATCAGTGGGAATTGATTTACCTGAATATGAAACTTTGGATTTCACGGAAAGTGTAAAACACGCCGATGGTGAAATCGTGATTTTGCCACCTGCTTTATTTGATTCTAACATTATTAAAAAAATACCAAATCGTGCGACGGCAATTTGTTCTGGTTGGATGCAGGTTCGCGGTTCCAGACGGTGGCGGTCGGCAGATGCTGGTTTTGCCATTTCAGATCACGCAGATTGGACCGGACTCATCGAAACTGTCAAAGCTACCGAAGCTGAAAAAGTATATGTCACCCACGGACAAACCGCCGTTTTCTCCAAATACTTAAATGAAATTGGCATCAATGCCGTAGAATTGAAAACCATTTTTGGCGATGAAGAACCTTCCGAAAAAGAATTGATAGAAAACTAA
- a CDS encoding head GIN domain-containing protein: protein MKKVAVGLMLGVFQLSFAQFTRNVGEFSSLKVYDKINVVIIPSTESKVEAENADVETVNKNGELKIRMTPTKIMQGHQVSVMVYYQSLNDIQASQGSSVTNKNTLKSSMLSLTANEGSQINLDINTGKLNVKTNSGGEVVVKGNAEHQDIIVNTGGIFNGQTLESKSATVTSNAGGIAEVFATESVSATTRAGGVIDVYGDPDERKYKNVIGGKINFK, encoded by the coding sequence ATGAAAAAAGTTGCAGTGGGTTTAATGTTGGGTGTTTTCCAACTTTCCTTTGCTCAGTTTACAAGAAATGTGGGTGAATTTTCCTCTCTGAAAGTATACGATAAAATAAATGTCGTGATTATTCCATCAACTGAAAGTAAAGTAGAAGCCGAAAATGCTGACGTAGAAACGGTGAACAAAAATGGAGAATTGAAAATTAGAATGACTCCTACAAAAATAATGCAAGGACATCAAGTTTCTGTTATGGTGTATTATCAAAGTTTAAATGATATTCAGGCAAGTCAAGGTTCTTCTGTGACGAATAAGAATACTTTGAAATCCAGTATGCTGAGTTTAACTGCTAATGAAGGTTCACAAATAAATTTAGATATCAATACAGGAAAACTTAATGTAAAAACCAATTCTGGTGGAGAAGTGGTCGTAAAAGGAAATGCGGAGCATCAAGATATTATTGTGAATACTGGTGGAATATTTAACGGGCAAACTTTAGAATCGAAAAGTGCCACAGTCACTTCAAATGCGGGTGGAATTGCCGAAGTTTTTGCGACAGAATCCGTAAGTGCAACCACCAGAGCGGGTGGAGTAATTGATGTGTATGGTGATCCAGATGAACGAAAATATAAAAATGTGATTGGTGGAAAAATAAACTTTAAATAA